The DNA sequence taaaatagcgatccctgatgatgaagggaccagctacatctgttataaatccggggacgtgttgtgtgtgtgtgatgtgtgtagcagtggtacATAGTTCGCCTCGAAGACGAAAAACCATCCGGTACTGAGAATTTTTCACCGTTAATAATGGCAATTAAAATTGCCGTTATTAATAACGGCAATGCCGCCGCATGGACGCAATAGTgtgaatactgaatgcgatgcgtccgttgcgtacgatccATCATTCTCTCTAGTTCTAGTTCCCTGATGACCACCAAAATTCCTGCTAATGAATGGCACTTATAAAAGTTCACCACGGCCCCGTACGTATACCGATAGCAGATGCacaagttattaattaaaaataattatctgTGTAGGTATAGATAGATTATCCAACGTAAACACAATCTCATGATGCACAAACTTAATTTAGGATCGCATAATCTAAAATTATCACCGTCTGGCGTCCAGCCATTGTATGTAATTATTACCTGAAGTGTGCCAAAATTCCTTATCCGATGCCATCAAGCTTAGTAGGAGACGCCTTGATGCAAACGAATGACTAATATGGATGTTTACATACTACTAATTAAGTACAAGTTTGTAGTAGACCACATTCATGTACTACTAGACGGATTATTTAGTTAGATATGTAGAGTATTCTTTATGTGTAAGTACACCAAAATTAACAATTTGTAACATAATTAGAGTACAAAAGGTTGATGAGGTTTAGGGTAGGTTTTGCTCGAAAAATTACAAGACAAATACATCGATTAACGTAATATTCGTGAAAAGTGCAACTACTTTATCAATGTGCCTTTCCCTTCCCTGCTAGAGAGAGTAACTACCAGGCATTGAATGTtttcgttattttatttaattttttatgttatgttaactCACGATCACGACCAAAAGTATAAGGGTGCCTTTCCACTATAGATGTTATATGCAACTCTATGCTTCTATGATGTAAAAGAAAGTGTCATTACAAAATTCAACACTGTATTAATTAAAGAAACATTTGCTTGCAAGGTTCCCTGTTTCCATCTTGTTTACTCCAACTCTCAACATGATCTCATTGCTTGCAGCGATCCGAGGACGACTCGTGTTGATGTATTGAAGACCGCAGATTGAGCACTTACCGACTGAAAATGGCGCAAAATGGGTATGTTGacgtatatatttttctttaatatttaatagcaTTGAATATggaaaatatacttaggtcAGAGGTGGTGGAAAGTCGCAAATATGCATCCCTTAGAGTCAAAGGAAAAACAGACATGAACATCGAAACTACAAAGTCCCTCTTTTTGGCATTTGGTAAAAATTATATCAGGCAGtctaattatatacttatcaGATTAATTATCTTCTGTAGCTACATGTATTATCCTTATAACTATTTTATGAAACACAAAATTTGTAGTGCCGTTTCTAAGTGATTCGATGATAAACGGTTGTATAAGATTTTCAATTTCGGTAACGTTCAATCCGTAGGAGTTCATTTAATCCAACCACTTTAAAACATCGCTTCGTTACTATGTATCAAGTCGTACACAAGTGCcattataaaatattccaATAACACGAAGAAGATACGGGACAGTGTATAAAAATAACGTATTCTTGGCCACATTCCAGGTACATCCCCGGCGGACATCTCGGCAGAATCCCGAACTACGGCAAGGCGCAGGTTAGTTGTTATATCATCTGCAGAATCGGCTCTCTGCACCTTCAAACAGCTTACTATCACCATTTCTGACACCTATCCTGCAAGCCACCATGCAAGAGTCCTGTAGGTTAGGTaccttatcctaactaatattataaatgcgaaagtaactgtgtctgtctgtctgtctgttactctttcacgccaaaactactgaacggatttgaatgaaatttggtatacatatggtctagaccctgggaaggaacatagactactttttatcccggaattcccacgggataactttttaaggcgaagcgaagcgcgtgGGAATagctagtataaaatatatacgcATAAGGTACAACTGCAAACAACGTagtttttcaaataattacagaaagttataaaatataaggATGTCCACATAATAAACAGAAATACAGCATACCTAGTATATAAAATGGCTATATGCTAAATATTGCAGGAGTATTTTCGGTATAGCCCCATTCTAAACTTTGTCGGCAAGTCGGCAGCATACGAAACGCAAAGCGTGCAGAGCGCACAAATGCAAACCTGACCTCGTTTCGTGGttaattataaaacttttaGTAACTCAACACACCAAAAGTATCTAAAGCTCTGACTATACATTTAAAGTCGatattatcaataaattaacaaaacctttttttcataatttcagCCTATGAACAACAACCCGGAGCCTCCGGCATGCATCCAAAATGCCATGATGACGAAGGACAAGAAGCCATTCACCTACACCCCGGGCGGCCTCGACCTGTCCCAGATCAAGACACCGAGCATGGCGCGCCGGCTCGCCAGGCAACGGTCCCAGGAAGAACACGAACAAGCCTACGCCCAGCAACAAGCTAATGGAAACAGAAACTACCCACCAGCCAACTACCAACCACAAGGCAGCTCCATACCCCCCCCTCCACCCCCGCCCATGAATATTCCCGCCCCTCCTCCCCCACCACCGCTGGTCATCTCAGCGCCGCCATCCAAATCACCAAAACCAAATACTTTGGCTCCCGGAGAGCGCCCCGAAATCGTTATCCCAGAAAATCCAATTGGCATGCTGAGAAAAACCAACAGCCCCTATCATTGGGAGGCTGAGAAGGCTGATCAACAACGCATGGGGCCAGTGCCAAAGTTCACTGAGAAGGTGCCGAGCCCGTTGACAGTGAAAATGCCGCCATCATCGTTCCCGCAACAGCCACCCCGGAACTATTCGCCTCAGTACAATAACGTCCAGCGTCAGAATAATGTATACTTGAACCAGAGTCCCGACAGTCCTCTTCACAAGCCAGAGCCGCAGTATCCGGGACAGAACTATTCACCAGTAGGGGTGACACCGACCAGGGACATTCTCCAGAGGCAGGACTCCCAATTCAACAAGAGTCCGTTACCTTATGCTGGCCAGTCTCCTATCAGCAATGGTTCTTCATTTTCGCCATCTCCAAACAGTAGTTGGAGGCAACCTGAAAAACGTGACTCTCCTGCTACCCCACAGTCTCCATACAATCGCGAACAGTTTTCACCGAATACCCAGCAGTATTCACTGAATACCCAGCAGTATTCACCGAATACCCAACAGTATTCACCAAATCAAAGCAAAGCGTCGCCATCACCGGCCAGCTCAGGACCAGTTTATAATACTTTACCACGAGCTGGATCAAGACCTAGGGACAACTATAACAATAACACTCAAACTAATaacaatgttatttataacaatGTTAACCAGCAAAGACCGCCTAGTCCAAAATCAGAAAATGCAGCTCCTTGGCGAACAAACACTCTCAACCGCCAATCTAGGGAGCCGGAAAACCCACCTTCGATTTACCACAACAGCCAACCTATGAACCAACAGGCAACGTACACGCCACCATGGAAGACAACACCAGAAGTGAACAATAATCAAGCACCACAAACGCCTC is a window from the Plutella xylostella chromosome 7, ilPluXylo3.1, whole genome shotgun sequence genome containing:
- the LOC105390517 gene encoding extensin-2 isoform X2, coding for MAQNGYIPGGHLGRIPNYGKAQPMNNNPEPPACIQNAMMTKDKKPFTYTPGGLDLSQIKTPSMARRLARQRSQEEHEQAYAQQQANGNRNYPPANYQPQGSSIPPPPPPPMNIPAPPPPPPLVISAPPSKSPKPNTLAPGERPEIVIPENPIGMLRKTNSPYHWEAEKADQQRMGPVPKFTEKVPSPLTVKMPPSSFPQQPPRNYSPQYNNVQRQNNVYLNQSPDSPLHKPEPQYPGQNYSPVGVTPTRDILQRQDSQFNKSPLPYAGQSPISNGSSFSPSPNSSWRQPEKRDSPATPQSPYNREQFSPNTQQYSLNTQQYSPNTQQYSPNQSKASPSPASSGPVYNTLPRAGSRPRDNYNNNTQTNNNVIYNNVNQQRPPSPKSENAAPWRTNTLNRQSREPENPPSIYHNSQPMNQQATYTPPWKTTPEVNNNQAPQTPPWAQEIRNARNPSVNQTRNEPEQYIPKELQDSNNNNQAPQTPPWAQEIRNARNPSMNQTRNEPEQYIPKEHQDTNNSTVQDNYSPPWRTVQENKKPMTPPSNQYQSQEQPRYQSSISIPVTGRKNKPEPEYNNTPPQKEVVYVNQEPVYFCPDSPKAMPGFVKTQKERTKTPPPIWCQRPLDGVRKSLSRELTTPPREANQEPEWVRLSNEKQRNIREVVSPPKYQQPQPTWSTLPSENRKSIPKENPPSGQTGARVIPIQMEVTNTEVKDHGRQGQPQPHLRITIGMQPNANYQGQASPQGPFSQPTQRIMRVLSPQLVRMDDGSSAQHDLPSLNRNFQNNQVKERIIPIHIESGNDGANRSSGGRR
- the LOC105390517 gene encoding extensin-2 isoform X1, whose product is MAQNGYIPGGHLGRIPNYGKAQPMNNNPEPPACIQNAMMTKDKKPFTYTPGGLDLSQIKTPSMARRLARQRSQEEHEQAYAQQQANGNRNYPPANYQPQGSSIPPPPPPPMNIPAPPPPPPLVISAPPSKSPKPNTLAPGERPEIVIPENPIGMLRKTNSPYHWEAEKADQQRMGPVPKFTEKVPSPLTVKMPPSSFPQQPPRNYSPQYNNVQRQNNVYLNQSPDSPLHKPEPQYPGQNYSPVGVTPTRDILQRQDSQFNKSPLPYAGQSPISNGSSFSPSPNSSWRQPEKRDSPATPQSPYNREQFSPNTQQYSLNTQQYSPNTQQYSPNQSKASPSPASSGPVYNTLPRAGSRPRDNYNNNTQTNNNVIYNNVNQQRPPSPKSENAAPWRTNTLNRQSREPENPPSIYHNSQPMNQQATYTPPWKTTPEVNNNQAPQTPPWAQEIRNARNPSVNQTRNEPEQYIPKELQDSNNNNQAPQTPPWAQEIRNARNPSMNQTRNEPEQYIPKEHQDTNNSTVQDNYSPPWRTVQENKKPMTPPSNQYQSQEQPRYQSSISIPVTGRKNKPEPEYNNTPPQKEVVYVNQEPVYFCPDSPKAMPGFVKTQKERTKTPPPIWCQRPLDGVRKSLSRELTTPPREANQEPEWVRLSNEKQRNIREVVSPPKYQQPQPTWSTLPSENRKSIPKENPPSGQTGARVIPIQMEVTNTEVKDHGRQGQPQPHLRITIGMQPNANYQGQASPQGPFSQPTQRIMRVLSPQLVRMDDGSSAQHDLPSLNRNFQNNQVKERIIPIHIESGNDGANRRVFHHKFASDGPPRQSRAFRVLQVITGTQDDDS